In the Adlercreutzia equolifaciens DSM 19450 genome, one interval contains:
- a CDS encoding acyl-CoA dehydratase activase-related protein — protein MPQTTDWADVQVVGIPRALLFYRFGVLWTTFFESIGRTVVVSDPTDKAIADGGDRLSVDECCLASKVFIGHVESLAGRCDAVFVPCYPTSDHRSGFCTKFQSATDMVRNTFRDDKLRVISCEVQNARKAKDVRRAFCDMAARMGVAPKDARAAFKAAWDAQRAHDEALATAQERTLRRLVDERRAADAAAAAGDDSVTRPLGILVVAHPYISHDPYLSGAVIDSLEDMGATVVYADAMDHERAYKKSFEFSGTMPWLINRELIGSILLAQDDIDGIVLISAFPCGPDSMTDDAIMRCIQGTPILNLMIDAQSGTAGVETRVESFVDILRFQQKGGYVHE, from the coding sequence GTGCCCCAAACGACAGATTGGGCCGATGTTCAGGTGGTGGGCATTCCCCGCGCGCTTCTGTTCTATCGCTTCGGCGTGCTGTGGACCACGTTCTTCGAATCCATCGGGCGCACCGTGGTGGTGAGCGACCCGACGGACAAGGCCATCGCCGATGGGGGCGATCGTCTTTCCGTGGACGAGTGCTGCCTGGCCTCGAAGGTGTTCATCGGGCACGTGGAAAGCCTTGCGGGCCGCTGCGACGCCGTCTTCGTGCCCTGCTATCCGACGAGCGACCACCGCAGCGGGTTCTGCACGAAGTTCCAGTCGGCCACCGATATGGTGCGCAACACCTTCCGCGACGACAAGCTGCGCGTCATCTCCTGCGAGGTGCAAAATGCCCGGAAGGCGAAGGACGTGCGCCGCGCCTTCTGCGACATGGCCGCCCGCATGGGCGTCGCGCCCAAGGACGCCCGCGCTGCCTTCAAGGCCGCCTGGGACGCCCAGCGCGCCCACGACGAGGCGCTGGCCACCGCCCAGGAGCGCACGCTGCGCCGCCTGGTCGACGAGCGCCGGGCCGCCGATGCCGCCGCCGCGGCCGGCGACGATTCGGTCACGCGCCCGCTTGGCATCCTGGTGGTGGCCCATCCCTACATTTCCCACGATCCGTACCTCTCCGGCGCGGTCATCGATTCGCTCGAGGATATGGGCGCCACGGTCGTCTACGCCGACGCCATGGATCACGAGCGCGCCTACAAGAAGAGCTTCGAGTTCTCCGGCACCATGCCGTGGCTCATCAACCGCGAGCTCATCGGCTCTATCCTCCTGGCTCAGGATGACATCGACGGCATCGTGCTCATCAGCGCCTTCCCCTGCGGCCCCGACTCCATGACCGACGACGCCATCATGCGCTGCATCCAGGGCACGCCGATTCTGAACCTGATGATCGATGCGCAGTCCGGCACCGCCGGCGTGGAGACCCGTGTGGAAAGCTTCGTCGACATCCTGCGCTTCCAGCAGAAGGGAGGCTATGTCCATGAGTAA